In Spirosoma aureum, a single genomic region encodes these proteins:
- a CDS encoding PE-PGRS family protein, with translation MRLVIILSILLVTASCKLEIPDTDKTQFTPEPTAASVPSGLIDKVTGLADSRSQPGNLWAIQEGGTPLVLTMLGQDGTIKGSISVPRFTNRDWEDLAIGPGPTEGTNYLYIGDIGDINVQNSISQIYRLPEPPTLRTAITQIERINFQYPDRLQDARAMFVDPLTKDIYIVANRNPNVHLYRLPYPQNINAITVAEAFGELPIVSPVTGATISPDGSEILVRTYTQVYYWKRKPNQSVADVLQNTISRPAPLSSEPKGEAICFDKDGKGYFSLSQKTSAASVNLYYYKKL, from the coding sequence ATGCGTCTCGTTATTATACTAAGTATTTTACTTGTAACAGCTTCCTGCAAACTTGAAATTCCTGATACGGATAAAACGCAATTCACTCCAGAACCAACGGCGGCTTCGGTACCGAGTGGATTAATTGATAAAGTGACTGGGTTGGCCGATAGTCGTAGTCAGCCCGGTAACCTTTGGGCTATTCAGGAAGGAGGTACTCCGCTGGTACTGACAATGTTGGGACAGGATGGCACTATAAAAGGGAGTATCAGTGTGCCAAGATTTACGAATCGGGATTGGGAGGATTTAGCCATTGGGCCTGGGCCGACTGAAGGAACGAATTATCTGTATATTGGCGATATCGGCGATATAAACGTACAGAACAGTATCTCTCAGATTTACCGATTACCTGAGCCGCCAACGTTAAGAACAGCCATCACGCAGATTGAGCGTATTAATTTCCAGTACCCCGATCGGCTACAGGATGCCAGAGCAATGTTTGTTGATCCCCTGACCAAAGATATTTACATCGTTGCCAATCGCAATCCCAACGTCCATTTATATCGATTACCATACCCGCAAAATATCAATGCAATAACTGTGGCCGAAGCGTTTGGCGAGTTACCGATCGTTTCCCCCGTGACAGGAGCTACCATATCGCCTGATGGGAGCGAGATCCTGGTACGAACCTATACTCAGGTTTACTACTGGAAGCGCAAACCCAATCAGAGTGTTGCCGACGTTTTACAAAACACCATTAGTCGGCCAGCGCCTTTGTCATCGGAGCCTAAAGGTGAAGCGATCTGCTTTGATAAAGATGGGAAAGGCTATTTTTCCCTTAGCCAGAAAACCTCAGCCGCATCCGTAAATTTATATTATTACAAAAAGCTGTAA